The Larimichthys crocea isolate SSNF chromosome XI, L_crocea_2.0, whole genome shotgun sequence genome has a segment encoding these proteins:
- the ccnk gene encoding cyclin-K isoform X2, with the protein MLKSSAAGPSTVASPQPMKESKENLSMSGQGILDHIKPCWYWDKKDLAHTPSQSEGLDPGTEARYRREGARFIFDVGTRLGLHYDTLATGIIYFHRFYMFHSFKQFPRYVTGACCLFLAGKVEETPKKCKDIIKTARSLLNDVQFAQFGDDPKVQLEEVMVLERILLQTIKFDLQVEHPYMFLLRYVKQLKGEKNKVCKVLQMAWTFVNDSLCTMLSLQWEPEIIAVAVMYLAGRLCKFDIQEWTAKQSSRRWWEQFVQDVPVELLEDICHQILDLYSQGNKPIPQQIQEKERAPVPPVPAPPIPQGQPPTTNPPPPPPKKTSPQGGSPARQLKRSHTSPKDEPKAPEQVGSKIPRLESPMPPLPTTQPPPDRKAPAPAPPTEAEPGSEAVPPPPHAPPPHQPPPLPHRPPPPPPSNYIMSTTSSYMSGEGFQSLQSMMKTEGPSYAPMPPSYAPPMPPYHPHVYPSAAPPPGPPPPPSSYPPPNLPPTYPPPGYNSYPPPPPPRMPPGHVPPPGLGLPPAGYPPPPPVPPGQSQVPLPPPPGMPLNRGGWMR; encoded by the exons ATGTTAAAG TCCAGTGCAGCGGGTCCATCAACCGTCGCCTCTCCTCAGCCAATGAAGGAATCCAAGGAGAACTTGTCAATGTCCGGCCAAGGAATTCTGGACCACATCAAGCCATGTTGGTACTGGGACAAGAAGGATTTAGCCCACACCCCCTCTCAGTCTGAAGGCCTGGACCCTGGCACAGAGGCCCGCTATCGGAGAGAAGGAGCGCGCTTCATTTTTGATGTTGGAACCAGACTTGGCCT ACATTATGACACGCTGGCAACTGGCATCATATATTTCCACCGTTTCTACATGTTTCACTCCTTCAAGCAGTTCCCCAGATAT GTGACAGGTGCTTGCTGCCTTTTTCTGGCAgggaaagtggaagaaaccCCAAAGAAGTGTAAAGACATCATCAAAACAGCCCGCAGCTTGCTGAACGATGTGCAGTTTGCCCAGTTTGGAGATGATCCGAAGGTGCAGTTG GAAGAGGTGATGGTGTTGGAGAGAATTTTGCTCCAGACTATCAAATTTGACCTGCAGGTGGAGCACCCATACATGTTCTTGCTGCGCTACGTCAAGCAGCTCAAAG GTGAGAAGAATAAAGTGTGCAAGGTGCTGCAGATGGCATGGACCTTTGTCAATGACAG CCTGTGCACCATGCTGTCCCTGCAGTGGGAACCAGAGATCATTGCGGTAGCCGTCATGTACCTGGCCGGCCGCCTCTGTAAGTTTGACATCCAGGAGTGGACCGCCAAGCAGTCGTCACGCCGATGGTGGGAGCAGTTTGTCCAGGACGTCCCAGTTGAGCTGCTTGAAG ACATCTGCCACCAGATCCTGGATTTGTACTCCCAGGGAAACAAGCCCATCCCTCAGCAGATACAGGAAAAGGAGCGTGCACCTGTTCCTCCGGTCCCTGCTCCTCCAATCCCACAGGGacaaccaccaaccaccaatCCTCCTCCCCCACCGCCAAAGAAGACTTCCCCTCAGGGAGGTAGCCCTGCACGCCAGCTCAAACGCTCACAT ACATCCCCAAAAGATGAACCAAAGGCTCCAG aaCAAGTTGGATCCAAAATTCCTAGACTGGAGAGCCCCATGCCCCCTCTGCCTACAACGCAGCCTCCCCCAG ACCGCAAAGCCCCGGCTCCAGCCCCTCCCACGGAAGCCGAACCAGGAAGCGAAGCAGTTCCTCCTCCCCCGCACGCTCCACCCCCACATCAGCCCCCTCCCCTGCCCCATcgccctcctccacctccaccttccaACTACATCATGTCTACCACCAGCTCCTACATGTCCGGCGAAGGTTTCCAGAGCCTGCAGTCGATGATGAAGACAGAAGGTCCCTCCTACGCCCCTATGCCGCCCAGCTACGCACCCCCAATGCCGCCATATCACCCCCACGTCTATCCGTCTGCAGCACCACCTCCAggccctccgcctcctccttcttcctacCCGCCACCCAACTTGCCACCAACGTATCCGCCACCGGGCTATAACAGCTATCCTCCTCCGCCCCCTCCACGCATGCCACCAGGCCACGTACCCCCTCCAGGTTTAGGTCTTCCACCTGCTGGgtaccctcctccaccccctgtGCCCCCAGGACAGTCACAGGTCCCACTGCCCCCTCCACCTGGCATGCCCCTGAACCGTGGTGGGTGGATGAGATGA
- the ccnk gene encoding cyclin-K isoform X3 — protein sequence MLKQSSAAGPSTVASPQPMKESKENLSMSGQGILDHIKPCWYWDKKDLAHTPSQSEGLDPGTEARYRREGARFIFDVGTRLGLHYDTLATGIIYFHRFYMFHSFKQFPRYVTGACCLFLAGKVEETPKKCKDIIKTARSLLNDVQFAQFGDDPKEEVMVLERILLQTIKFDLQVEHPYMFLLRYVKQLKGEKNKVCKVLQMAWTFVNDSLCTMLSLQWEPEIIAVAVMYLAGRLCKFDIQEWTAKQSSRRWWEQFVQDVPVELLEDICHQILDLYSQGNKPIPQQIQEKERAPVPPVPAPPIPQGQPPTTNPPPPPPKKTSPQGGSPARQLKRSHTSPKDEPKAPEQVGSKIPRLESPMPPLPTTQPPPDRKAPAPAPPTEAEPGSEAVPPPPHAPPPHQPPPLPHRPPPPPPSNYIMSTTSSYMSGEGFQSLQSMMKTEGPSYAPMPPSYAPPMPPYHPHVYPSAAPPPGPPPPPSSYPPPNLPPTYPPPGYNSYPPPPPPRMPPGHVPPPGLGLPPAGYPPPPPVPPGQSQVPLPPPPGMPLNRGGWMR from the exons ATGTTAAAG CAGTCCAGTGCAGCGGGTCCATCAACCGTCGCCTCTCCTCAGCCAATGAAGGAATCCAAGGAGAACTTGTCAATGTCCGGCCAAGGAATTCTGGACCACATCAAGCCATGTTGGTACTGGGACAAGAAGGATTTAGCCCACACCCCCTCTCAGTCTGAAGGCCTGGACCCTGGCACAGAGGCCCGCTATCGGAGAGAAGGAGCGCGCTTCATTTTTGATGTTGGAACCAGACTTGGCCT ACATTATGACACGCTGGCAACTGGCATCATATATTTCCACCGTTTCTACATGTTTCACTCCTTCAAGCAGTTCCCCAGATAT GTGACAGGTGCTTGCTGCCTTTTTCTGGCAgggaaagtggaagaaaccCCAAAGAAGTGTAAAGACATCATCAAAACAGCCCGCAGCTTGCTGAACGATGTGCAGTTTGCCCAGTTTGGAGATGATCCGAAG GAAGAGGTGATGGTGTTGGAGAGAATTTTGCTCCAGACTATCAAATTTGACCTGCAGGTGGAGCACCCATACATGTTCTTGCTGCGCTACGTCAAGCAGCTCAAAG GTGAGAAGAATAAAGTGTGCAAGGTGCTGCAGATGGCATGGACCTTTGTCAATGACAG CCTGTGCACCATGCTGTCCCTGCAGTGGGAACCAGAGATCATTGCGGTAGCCGTCATGTACCTGGCCGGCCGCCTCTGTAAGTTTGACATCCAGGAGTGGACCGCCAAGCAGTCGTCACGCCGATGGTGGGAGCAGTTTGTCCAGGACGTCCCAGTTGAGCTGCTTGAAG ACATCTGCCACCAGATCCTGGATTTGTACTCCCAGGGAAACAAGCCCATCCCTCAGCAGATACAGGAAAAGGAGCGTGCACCTGTTCCTCCGGTCCCTGCTCCTCCAATCCCACAGGGacaaccaccaaccaccaatCCTCCTCCCCCACCGCCAAAGAAGACTTCCCCTCAGGGAGGTAGCCCTGCACGCCAGCTCAAACGCTCACAT ACATCCCCAAAAGATGAACCAAAGGCTCCAG aaCAAGTTGGATCCAAAATTCCTAGACTGGAGAGCCCCATGCCCCCTCTGCCTACAACGCAGCCTCCCCCAG ACCGCAAAGCCCCGGCTCCAGCCCCTCCCACGGAAGCCGAACCAGGAAGCGAAGCAGTTCCTCCTCCCCCGCACGCTCCACCCCCACATCAGCCCCCTCCCCTGCCCCATcgccctcctccacctccaccttccaACTACATCATGTCTACCACCAGCTCCTACATGTCCGGCGAAGGTTTCCAGAGCCTGCAGTCGATGATGAAGACAGAAGGTCCCTCCTACGCCCCTATGCCGCCCAGCTACGCACCCCCAATGCCGCCATATCACCCCCACGTCTATCCGTCTGCAGCACCACCTCCAggccctccgcctcctccttcttcctacCCGCCACCCAACTTGCCACCAACGTATCCGCCACCGGGCTATAACAGCTATCCTCCTCCGCCCCCTCCACGCATGCCACCAGGCCACGTACCCCCTCCAGGTTTAGGTCTTCCACCTGCTGGgtaccctcctccaccccctgtGCCCCCAGGACAGTCACAGGTCCCACTGCCCCCTCCACCTGGCATGCCCCTGAACCGTGGTGGGTGGATGAGATGA
- the ccnk gene encoding cyclin-K isoform X1, with amino-acid sequence MLKQSSAAGPSTVASPQPMKESKENLSMSGQGILDHIKPCWYWDKKDLAHTPSQSEGLDPGTEARYRREGARFIFDVGTRLGLHYDTLATGIIYFHRFYMFHSFKQFPRYVTGACCLFLAGKVEETPKKCKDIIKTARSLLNDVQFAQFGDDPKVQLEEVMVLERILLQTIKFDLQVEHPYMFLLRYVKQLKGEKNKVCKVLQMAWTFVNDSLCTMLSLQWEPEIIAVAVMYLAGRLCKFDIQEWTAKQSSRRWWEQFVQDVPVELLEDICHQILDLYSQGNKPIPQQIQEKERAPVPPVPAPPIPQGQPPTTNPPPPPPKKTSPQGGSPARQLKRSHTSPKDEPKAPEQVGSKIPRLESPMPPLPTTQPPPDRKAPAPAPPTEAEPGSEAVPPPPHAPPPHQPPPLPHRPPPPPPSNYIMSTTSSYMSGEGFQSLQSMMKTEGPSYAPMPPSYAPPMPPYHPHVYPSAAPPPGPPPPPSSYPPPNLPPTYPPPGYNSYPPPPPPRMPPGHVPPPGLGLPPAGYPPPPPVPPGQSQVPLPPPPGMPLNRGGWMR; translated from the exons ATGTTAAAG CAGTCCAGTGCAGCGGGTCCATCAACCGTCGCCTCTCCTCAGCCAATGAAGGAATCCAAGGAGAACTTGTCAATGTCCGGCCAAGGAATTCTGGACCACATCAAGCCATGTTGGTACTGGGACAAGAAGGATTTAGCCCACACCCCCTCTCAGTCTGAAGGCCTGGACCCTGGCACAGAGGCCCGCTATCGGAGAGAAGGAGCGCGCTTCATTTTTGATGTTGGAACCAGACTTGGCCT ACATTATGACACGCTGGCAACTGGCATCATATATTTCCACCGTTTCTACATGTTTCACTCCTTCAAGCAGTTCCCCAGATAT GTGACAGGTGCTTGCTGCCTTTTTCTGGCAgggaaagtggaagaaaccCCAAAGAAGTGTAAAGACATCATCAAAACAGCCCGCAGCTTGCTGAACGATGTGCAGTTTGCCCAGTTTGGAGATGATCCGAAGGTGCAGTTG GAAGAGGTGATGGTGTTGGAGAGAATTTTGCTCCAGACTATCAAATTTGACCTGCAGGTGGAGCACCCATACATGTTCTTGCTGCGCTACGTCAAGCAGCTCAAAG GTGAGAAGAATAAAGTGTGCAAGGTGCTGCAGATGGCATGGACCTTTGTCAATGACAG CCTGTGCACCATGCTGTCCCTGCAGTGGGAACCAGAGATCATTGCGGTAGCCGTCATGTACCTGGCCGGCCGCCTCTGTAAGTTTGACATCCAGGAGTGGACCGCCAAGCAGTCGTCACGCCGATGGTGGGAGCAGTTTGTCCAGGACGTCCCAGTTGAGCTGCTTGAAG ACATCTGCCACCAGATCCTGGATTTGTACTCCCAGGGAAACAAGCCCATCCCTCAGCAGATACAGGAAAAGGAGCGTGCACCTGTTCCTCCGGTCCCTGCTCCTCCAATCCCACAGGGacaaccaccaaccaccaatCCTCCTCCCCCACCGCCAAAGAAGACTTCCCCTCAGGGAGGTAGCCCTGCACGCCAGCTCAAACGCTCACAT ACATCCCCAAAAGATGAACCAAAGGCTCCAG aaCAAGTTGGATCCAAAATTCCTAGACTGGAGAGCCCCATGCCCCCTCTGCCTACAACGCAGCCTCCCCCAG ACCGCAAAGCCCCGGCTCCAGCCCCTCCCACGGAAGCCGAACCAGGAAGCGAAGCAGTTCCTCCTCCCCCGCACGCTCCACCCCCACATCAGCCCCCTCCCCTGCCCCATcgccctcctccacctccaccttccaACTACATCATGTCTACCACCAGCTCCTACATGTCCGGCGAAGGTTTCCAGAGCCTGCAGTCGATGATGAAGACAGAAGGTCCCTCCTACGCCCCTATGCCGCCCAGCTACGCACCCCCAATGCCGCCATATCACCCCCACGTCTATCCGTCTGCAGCACCACCTCCAggccctccgcctcctccttcttcctacCCGCCACCCAACTTGCCACCAACGTATCCGCCACCGGGCTATAACAGCTATCCTCCTCCGCCCCCTCCACGCATGCCACCAGGCCACGTACCCCCTCCAGGTTTAGGTCTTCCACCTGCTGGgtaccctcctccaccccctgtGCCCCCAGGACAGTCACAGGTCCCACTGCCCCCTCCACCTGGCATGCCCCTGAACCGTGGTGGGTGGATGAGATGA